One window of the Cryptomeria japonica chromosome 7, Sugi_1.0, whole genome shotgun sequence genome contains the following:
- the LOC131037078 gene encoding L-type lectin-domain containing receptor kinase IX.1-like, with protein MANPGLGLTSIILFIMILISVIIFIIDILLQWKWYVSTRKHCQENPDRRIEKGVHSPDRWIEKSVHSVREFLYDELVAATGNFSNVIGEGGSGKVYKGTLSNTDKMVAVKRIKSNSDQGKKEFESEVIINSNILHRNLVKFLGWCHQKDDFYLVYEYLCGNSLDKYILGKPRSVLCWVNRYRIACNIASVLHYLHENCPETILHRDIKAANVMLDSDLTAKLGDFGLARKLKPGKEEHTTCQAGSFGYMAPEILQTGKATRESDVYSFGALALAIACGKQPADMSTDNPGCSLVKSVWQCKRGGRIVDAADEKLKGIFIVEEMERLMSVGLLCCHPEPTERPTIEKVMAMLKTNEKLPPIPDDLYGKPLQLELGSSSVGSSDGSISWLSSTSSHSNVTQ; from the coding sequence ATGGCGAACCCAGGCCTTGGCCTAAcctctattattttatttattatgattCTTATTAGTGTTATCATTTTTATTATTGATATTTTGCTTCAATGGAAATGGTATGTGAGCACCAGAAAACACTGTCAGGAGAATCCTGACAGAAGGATTGAGAAGGGTGTACACTCACCTGACAGATGGATTGAGAAGAGTGTACACTCTGTGCGAGAGTTTCTATATGATGAACTTGTAGCCGCAACTGGGAACTTCAGTAATGTCATTGGAGAGGGTGGTTCCGGGAAAGTCTACAAAGGCACTCTGTCAAACACAGATAAAATGGTGGCTGTTAAAAGGATAAAATCAAATTCTGACCAAGGCAAGAAAGAGTTCGAGTCAGAAGTTATCATAAACAGTAACATTTTACACCGTAACCTTGTTAAATTTCTGGGATGGTGCCACCAGAAGGACGATTTCTATCTCGTCTACGAATATCTCTGTGGAAACAGTCTCGACAAATATATTTTGGGTAAGCCAAGAAGTGTACTATGCTGGGTAAACAGATACAGAATAGCCTGTAACATAGCTTCTGTTCTCCATTATCTTCACGAGAATTGCCCAGAGACAATTCTGCATAGAGATATCAAGGCCGCTAACGTGATGTTGGATTCAGATCTCACAGCCAAGCTGGGGGATTTCGGTCTAGCGAGAAAGCTGAAACCTGGAAAGGAAGAGCATACCACATGTCAAGCCGGTTCATTTGGATATATGGCTCCGGAAATCTTGCAAACCGGAAAGGCCACTCGAGAATCAGACGTGTACAGCTTTGGAGCACTCGCTCTTGCAATTGCCTGCGGAAAGCAACCGGCAGACATGAGCACAGATAACCCTGGTTGCAGTTTGGTAAAGTCGGTTTGGCAGTGCAAGAGAGGTGGGAGAATAGTAGATGCGGCCGATGAAAAACTCAAGGGAATTTTCATTGTTGAGGAAATGGAGCGGCTTATGTCGGTGGGCTTGTTGTGTTGTCATCCTGAACCAACAGAAAGACCAACGATCGAAAAAGTGATGGCCATGTTGAAAACAAATGAAAAATTGCCCCCTATTCCTGATGATCTAtatggtaagcctcttcaacttGAATTAGGCTCGTCGTCGGTAGGGTCCTCGGACGGAAGTATTTCATGGTTATCCTCAACTTCTTCCCATTCGAATGTAACACAGTAG